From a single Lolium rigidum isolate FL_2022 chromosome 7, APGP_CSIRO_Lrig_0.1, whole genome shotgun sequence genomic region:
- the LOC124673445 gene encoding berberine bridge enzyme-like Cyn d 4, whose protein sequence is MASLRTMAPAMLMISSLFFHSSYASSDDFLRCLSASIPNKLLFAQSSPRFPSVLASSVRNPRFLTPGTARPLCIVTPTNASHAQAAIVCGRRHGVRLRVRSGGHDYEGLSYRSVRPGAAFAVVDLARLRSVRVTRGPPATAWVDSGATLGELYHAVGKASGRLAFPAGLCPTVGVGGHLSGGGFGMLLRKHGLAADHVVDAVLVDAKGRLLDRSSMGRDVFWAIRGGGGGGSFGIVLSWKVKLVPVPPTVTVFTVAKSVEEGAVDILAKWQEVAPALPDDLFVRVLVQGQVATFQSLYLGTCDALLPVMRHRFPALGVNRKHCKEMTWLQSVAHVYLGAGATVEDILNRTAAVDAVFSKATSDYVRHGISRDTWAEIFTRWLAKPDAGLMILDPYGGKIADVPESATPFPHRGGVLYNVQYMNFWEGASEEPARAGWVRDLYRFMEPHVSKNPRQAYANYKDLWLGENVVGAGAIRSYEAGRVWGEKYYKGNFRRLAMAKREIDPDDYFSNEQSIPPLAVQLILTNMAQVDPSY, encoded by the coding sequence ATGGCCTCGTTGCGAACAATGGCGCCAGCAATGCTCATGATCTCTAGCTTATTCTTCCATTCTTCCTATGCTTCCTCAGATGACTTCCTCCGGTGCCTCTCGGCGTCCATACCGAACAAGCTTCTCTTCGCCCAGAGCTCCCCGCGGTTCCCGTCGGTCCTCGCGTCCTCCGTCCGGAACCCCAGGTTCCTCACGCCCGGGACAGCGCGGCCGCTCTGCATCGTCACGCCGACGAACGCGTCGCACGCCCAGGCCGCCATCGTCTGCGGCCGCCGCCACGGCGTGCGCCTCCGCGTGCGCAGCGGCGGGCACGACTACGAGGGCCTCTCTTACAGGTCGGTGCGGCCCGGCGCGGCGTTCGCCGTGGTCGACCTCGCCCGCCTTCGCTCCGTGCGCGTCACCCGGGGACCGCCCGCCACAGCGTGGGTGGACTCCGGCGCGACGCTCGGGGAGCTCTACCACGCTGTCGGGAAGGCCAGCGGCCGTCTCGCGTTTCCCGCGGGCctgtgccccacggtgggcgtcgGCGGGCACCTCAGCGGCGGTGGCTTCGGCATGCTCCTGCGCAAGCACGGCCTCGCCGCCGACCACGTCGTGGATGCCGTGCTGGTAGATGCCAAGGGGCGACTCCTGGACAGGAGCTCCATGGGGCGCGACGTCTTCTGGGCCatccgtggcggcggtggtggagggagCTTCGGCATCGTGCTGTCGTGGAAGGTGAAGCTCGTGCCCGTGCCGCCGACGGTCACGGTGTTCACCGTTGCCAAGTCCGTCGAGGAGGGCGCCGTAGACATCCTCGCCAAGTGGCAAGAGGTCGCCCCGGCTCTCCCCGACGACCTGTTCGTGAGGGTGCTCGTCCAGGGACAGGTGGCCACCTTCCAGTCCCTGTACCTGGGCACCTGCGACGCGCTCCTGCCGGTGATGCGCCACCGCTTCCCGGCGCTCGGCGTGAACCGGAAGCACTGCAAGGAGATGACCTGGCTCCAGTCCGTAGCCCACGTCTACCTCGGCGCCGGCGCCACCGTGGAGGACATCCTGAACCGGACCGCCGCCGTGGACGCCGTCTTCAGCAAGGCCACGTCCGACTACGTCCGGCATGGCATTTCCAGGGACACATGGGCGGAGATCTTCACCAGATGGCTTGCGAAGCCAGACGCCGGGCTGATGATCCTGGACCCCTACGGTGGCAAAATCGCCGACGTGCCGGAGTCCGCCACGCCATTCCCGCACCGTGGAGGCGTGTTGTACAACGTCCAGTACATGAACTTCTGGGAGGGCGCCAGCGAGGAACCGGCGCGGGCTGGGTGGGTTAGGGACCTGTACAGGTTCATGGAGCCGCACGTGAGCAAGAACCCGAGGCAGGCCTACGCGAATTACAAAGACCTTTGGCTCGGTGAGAATGtcgtcggcgccggcgccatTAGGAGCTACGAGGCAGGCAGGGTTTGGGGCGAGAAGTACTACAAGGGTAATTTCAGGAGGCTCGCCATGGCCAAACGTGAGATAGACCCTGACGACTACTTCAGCAATGAGCAGAGCATTCCGCCGCTTGCTGTCCAGCTCATCTTGACGAATATGGCGCAGGTGGATCCATCCTACTGA